Part of the Fodinicola acaciae genome is shown below.
TGGCCTGGACGCCAAACGACCAGCTGCGGCTGTTCACCGAACAGTTCCCCGGTGACAAGACCCGGCTGCGCGTTCGCGCGTACCGACAGGTGCAGGAGCTGGAGACGGTCGCGGCCGGCCTGTTCACCGCGTCGAACAGCCTCGGCGACGGCGAGGGACCCTACATCGGCCGTACGACCGGCCGCAGCCAGGAGATCGTCCACTTCGACCCGCTGTACGCGCCACGGAACAACAAGCCGCCAGGCATCGCCATCGTCGGCGCTCCTGGTGGCGGCAAGACCTTCACCACGCTGACCATCGCCTACCAGACGGCCTCGCGCGGCATCACCACCGTGCTGCTCGACCCGAAGGGCGACGCGAAGGGCCTGGCCACGCTGGACGGCCTCGGCGACGTACGGATCCTGGAGCTCGGCTCCAGGATGGCCGGCCTGCTCGACCCGTTCTCGCTGGCCGAGTCGCGCGAGGAAGGCACGCTGCTGGCGATGGAGACCATGCGGCTGCTGCTCGGCGGCGAGATGACCGCCGAACGGGAGAACGCGATCGTCTCGGCGATCCGGCAGATCGCCGTCCGGCCCGACCCCAACCTGCGCAAGGTGGTCGACCTGCTGCTGGCCGGCGGCGTCGAGACGATGAACGACAGCCGGTCGGCCTACACCGACCAGATGATCTCGGTGGCCAAGAGCGCCGGCAACCTGTTGGAGGTGATTTCCGAGCTGCCGCTGGGAAACCTCTGCTTCTCCAGCGCCAAGTCGGACGTGAAGATCGCGCGCGACCGGCTGACGATCATCACGCTGGCCGGCCTGTCGCTGCCGTCCGCGTCGACACCGCAGGATCGCTACACGTACGCGCAGCGGCTGTCGGTCACGCTCCTCTACCTGGTCACGCACTACACCCGCACGCTCATCGTCGACCCGCTCTTCACCGGGCCGAAGGCGCTGGTCATCGACGAGGCATGGGCACTCACCCAGACGACCCAGGGCGCGCAGCTGATCGCCGAGGTGTCCCGGCTCGGCCGGTCCCGCAACACCGCTTTGGCTCTGGTGAGCCAAAACGCCAAGGACCTGCTGGCCGAGGACGTACGCAACTGCCTCACCACGATGTTCGTCTTCCGTTCCGAAGACGCCGACGAGATCACCGCCGATCTCGAGCTGCTGCGCATTTCCGACAACCCCGAGCACCGCCAGGCCGTCGCCACCCTCCCGACCGGCCGGCACTCCGAATGCATCATGCGCGACATCCGCGGCCACGTCGGCACCATGCGCATCGACATGTCCTACCTCCCCGATGTCACCGCCGCCTTCGACTCCACCCCGGACGACGGCTCCGGCCGCGTACAGGCCGCCGCGCGCCGCATCATCACCGACGTGTCCGGCCGGGTTCTTGGCGTCGCGGACACCGAAGCCGAGGCCGAGGCACTGCGGGCCCGGCTGGAGGCGGAAACCGGCGGTCCGGTCCAGATCCAGGCGGACGCCGGCCTGCCGACATTGACCAAAACGGGCACCGGGCCGCACGATGGCCCTCAGCAAGACGGGTCAACGGCGACCTCATCCGCAAACCTGGCCGGAGCCCGCTATGTCGGCGGGCCACCAGCCGGGCAGTAGTTCGCACACACGAGCACGTACGGATCGAGGGAGCAACCCTGATGGCGGCAGCCCCCGTGGCCACCACCACGCCTACCGGCCTGCGCGTCGATGCACTCACCGACGCGGACCAGGCGTTCTTGGACAGTGTCACGCGCGCTCGCCGCCGATCAGCGCTCTGGGGCCCCTTCGGTCTGCTCTACCGCTGCCGTCGTACGTTCCGCCGCCTCTGGCGCCGTACCATCGCCACCCTCCTGCTCGCCCTGGTCATCGTCGGCGTCGGTATTTCCGGCATGCAGCCGGCGGCCGCGATCGATCCGCCAAACCCCGCCAACCTCACCTGTCCGCGCGGTCCGTTCGCGCCGGAGCGAGCCGATCAGGGCCTGATGGCGCTGATCGGTTCTTTTGCCACCGGGCAGCAAGGCAAGTTGTCGGGTACGCCGCCGACCGACGAGATCGCGCAGGCAGCGGTGAAGGCCGCCGCCGACGCTCCCAAAGGCTCGATCTGGGCTCAGTACGGCTCAGCCGGGACTTACTGGACGACGTACGGGTTGGACTGTACGGACCTGGAAAACAAGATCCTCAACGTCGTCGCCAACCAGGTTTTCCAGTTGGCCAAGACGATGAGTGTGCTGACCATCGGCATTTTCCAGTTGACGTTCACCGGCGACATCCTGAGTTACTTCCTGGACAGCAACGGGGCGAGCCCGTCGTTGGTGGACCAGGTCATCGCCCAGACCCACGCCACGGTTTATTCCGCGCTGTCAGCGGTGGCGATTCTCATCGCTGCCATCGTCATGCTGTGGCGGTTTCTGTTCGGAAGACTTCCCGCCTCGACGTTCTGGGGAAAGTTCATCCAGATGGCGTTGATCGCCGGCCTTGCGGCGTTCATCTCGGCTGGTACCAACTTCACCGGCATGCTCAACTGGCTCAATGACCAAACCGTGACGATTTCCTCGACAATGATGTCGGCCTTTTCGAGTGCCGACTGCATTTCCGGACCGCCGGCCACCGGGCGAGCGACCGAGGCGACCGAAAAGGAAGCAGAAGCGCTGCGGAAAAAAGCCGTGATCTGCGCGGCCGACTCACTCTACCGTGCAACGGTCTACAGTCCATGGGTCATCGGCGAGCTCGGCTCTTATGACGACGGCGTCGGTCAGCGCATTCTTCATCAACAGGCTTACTCGTACACCGATATCGTCAACAACAAAGGCAAGAACAACCTGTACGCCAGGGATGGCGGCAAAGGCACCAACCTGAGTAGCTACGACGACAAACACGCCGACCGAAAGGCCATGGTCGGGACGTGGGGCGTGAGTGCCCTGGAGCAGCTCAACGCCACCAACTACTCCGACATCACCGCGGCCAACCAACCTGGATATTGGCAGTATTACAGCGGTGGTCAGTCTGGTGGCCGATTCCTGCTCGCGCTGCTGGCGCTTTTCGCCTGTCTGATGGTCGGCATCATCATTCTCGCGATCTCGGTCAGCTATCTGTTGCTGGAGATCTCCAGCATCATGTTCGCGATGCTGGCACTTCCGGCGGCGCTGTTCGGCCTCATTCCTGGATTCGGCATGCGGGTTTTCCTGCGGTGGGTGGAACTCCTGCTCGGATCCTTTGCCAAGCGCATTGTTCTGGGACTGTTCGCCGGTCTCGTGATCGGGCTTTACCAGGCGCTGCTCAACGTGAACGCCGTGCCGTGGGTCATCAAGATTCTCTTCATCACCCTCGTGGCCGGCTTTGGTCTGCTGTATCGAAAACGCTTCGCCGAGGCGTTCACCTTCAACTTCTCCGGGACACGCAGCTTCTACGAGCATGGCGAGGCAAGCAATCGGCTGCTTGGCAGCTACCTCGGGCAGGTCGAGAGGTTCGCGCAGAAAGGCGACCAGGCCGAGGCTGCGGCGAAGGCGGCCGCGGGCATGGGTGCCGGTGGTGCTGCTGGAGTCGCCGCCGCGGGTGCCGAGAGTGGTGGTGGCGGCGACGGCGGCAGCCAGATCGGCGACAAGATCCGCAGGGCCGGGACGTTCCTGCCTGGCCTGCTCGGGGCTGGCGACGACACGACGAGGAAAGGCGGTGGCGAGGTTCCGGTGCCTGGCACCGGCGGTGTCTACGCGCCTTCCAACACGACCATCCAGTCGTCGTCGCGTACGACGGTGGAAGGCGGCGGGGGCGACGCCGACCTGTCGAGCCTGGATCGTCTTGCCGCAAAGGCGAATCAGGCCGCCAACGCGTTCGACAGCGCCGCCGGCCGTGCACGTACCGCCCCAAACGTGTCGGGGCGAGGACTCAACGTCGTCTACGTCCCGGCGCCGCATGAGTCGGCCGGAGCGCCGGCGAGGTCGGCGGCTCCGACTCAGGGTGTGCCCGTACGAGGACGCCAATGAGCGTTGCCGGGCGAAAGAGACTGGTCTTCGGTCTTGCGGTCGCAGTAGCCGCGATCGTGGCCGGCGTGGCCGTCTATTTCGGGGTTTTCCGCGCGGGTGCGGCGAGCCACACCGTCACCCCGGCCGCGCCGCCGGTCATCACGCCGTCGTCGCATCCGAGTTCGAGCGCTAAACCTGGTGACACACCGTCCCCGGGGCAGATCGAGGCATCCCTTGGGCTGCCGACGAGCGACGATGCGGGGGACGTCAATCCGGCCGCGACGCCGGGACTCGCGGGTGCGAGTCTCATGGAAACGACCGCGCGCGTGTTCGCGGCTCGTTTCTCGGTGTACGCACCGCTGAGCAACAGTTCCACCAGCGAATGGGTTGCCTCCTGGAGCCCGATCGTGGTTCCCAGCTTTGCCAACAGCGCTACCGACCTGGTGCTGCAGTACTACAAGTTCACCTCCGACCAAGGTGTGAAGACCACCAATCCCCGGGTCGTGTCGGCGGCGCACGTCTGGTCCGGTCAGGCGCCGGACGGGCCGCAGCAGCTCTGGCGGGTGACGGTCCAGCGGACGCTCGTACCGATCGACGGGTCCACGCGAGCCAACACCGAGCAGACCGTGTTGTGGGACATCGAGCTGCGGGACGTGCCCAAACCACTGGTGGTGTTCGTGATGACAGGCGATCCACACCGAACCGCGCCGCCGCAGGAGAACTGAGATGCAGCGATCCGGGCTCGTCGTCATCGCCGTCGGATCGGTGATGGCCGCGCTGATGGCCGCGTCGACGATGACGGCCGTCGTCGGATCAAGCTTTTTCTCGTCGGTCTTCCAGTCCGGATGCGGAGTCACCGACGGGACCGGTGGCCAGTCGATCGTGAG
Proteins encoded:
- a CDS encoding VirB4 family type IV secretion system protein — its product is MTEISLLLLLILVGAILYVVVRRWERGNAARNVPTMPERLAVRYFDDQILLTDTEAWTYLRLPTVSVEFRTADEWDRLISSYAHALAGLQDCEIHLKTVFREYNIADWAERLDKRTSIGSPGWRNLLVAQQQHLWSEQFLRKEVYIGVRLGTRVTETTGLIRSLVTTASRFISFSTELLIGEDDVVDRKEIDRWQGSARPIHRLLAGSAFGAVPATAAEVAWLFQHQMHPAMPAPTVSQIQARPWGRGEVQHLAEGYVDNSESPYYLKITQPNWDFVKQQEAHQQGATPAKPERFFDSYVATLCISRIPREMDTWDGNPWIHHAEDPSLGFPVEFSARWEIHPPRKAKKDVEKQIQKVAGQRRHIQEAGAEVPTGIQDAFADGRQLDVDVERQRKYIVYGAGRLMVSAEDPEELSRRCEVLIEHYRNIGIDVAWTPNDQLRLFTEQFPGDKTRLRVRAYRQVQELETVAAGLFTASNSLGDGEGPYIGRTTGRSQEIVHFDPLYAPRNNKPPGIAIVGAPGGGKTFTTLTIAYQTASRGITTVLLDPKGDAKGLATLDGLGDVRILELGSRMAGLLDPFSLAESREEGTLLAMETMRLLLGGEMTAERENAIVSAIRQIAVRPDPNLRKVVDLLLAGGVETMNDSRSAYTDQMISVAKSAGNLLEVISELPLGNLCFSSAKSDVKIARDRLTIITLAGLSLPSASTPQDRYTYAQRLSVTLLYLVTHYTRTLIVDPLFTGPKALVIDEAWALTQTTQGAQLIAEVSRLGRSRNTALALVSQNAKDLLAEDVRNCLTTMFVFRSEDADEITADLELLRISDNPEHRQAVATLPTGRHSECIMRDIRGHVGTMRIDMSYLPDVTAAFDSTPDDGSGRVQAAARRIITDVSGRVLGVADTEAEAEALRARLEAETGGPVQIQADAGLPTLTKTGTGPHDGPQQDGSTATSSANLAGARYVGGPPAGQ